The nucleotide sequence CAAGGTCATGGCGGAGCCCCGGATGCCGATCTGCACCACGCGCTTACAGTCCAGGAGACCCTCGTCCACGCAGCGGCGGAAGGGCGTCCCGTGATAGAGCTTCTCTCCAAGGGCCTTGTCAGCCGTGTCCATGTGAGCGTCCACATGCAGCAGCCCCACGGGGCCATGCCTGCTGACAACAGGCAGCTCAGAGCCCAGGCCTCCTCCCGGGGCCTGAGCACCGCCACCCTCCAGGCTACCCGGACTTCCAAACTTGACCATCCACAGCCACGGGAGACCCGGCCTCAGTGACCAGCCTTGCAACTGGTTTCTGTCTTCAAATCACTTAGCTGCTCAGAATAATCAACCCAGAGAAGTCCGGCAGAAGACAGACAGCTCTCTCTCCATAATCTCCAACAACCCCGCCAGCCACCCGAAAGCAACATACAATCTAAATCAACGCTAGGCAAGCACAGCTTCCAGAAAAGACTTATACCCGCCCACCACCACCGAGGATGCTACCCATATGTCCTTCCTATATACGAATTCTGGAGCTGCCACCACCTTGGCCCTTCGGCCTCTTTTTCAAACTAATTAACCAAAGTTAGTTAATCCCTGGTAGACTTCCACGACTGGAAAAGccattttctcattctctggGGAAGGGGCCCTTTCAGGAAGAAACAGGACCTCTCCTCAGCAAGCAACACTGCTGTGTATTTGGCCTTTGAAGCCAAACAGAAACTGCTGTTAGCTGGGGTTGTGTATTTCACGAGAGGCCCATCTTCCAAAAACAGAGACAGATGCTGAGCGCGCATACCAGAGCAGATCCAGGGCAAGCAAGGGTAGCCACAAGTGTTAATAATAAATTGTCTTGGTTCCCAGCTGGTGACTGACAGAGACACCGGGAGCTCGACCTTCATTTTGATCCACAGAAGCAACCCAGTGGGGAATTTCCTATCACCCCAAATAACCTGAGCCAGCAGAGGTCACTTGATACCATCTAGCGGCAAACAACTCACGCCCTAGCTCCTGAATTTTGAAACCCTTGTGCACGCCCAGACGCTTGGGACGTACTTTTTTGCCAGCGCTTGTAATATTGGATATGTGATTGTGTGATCTCCACCtgcaaagaggaagaagaaaatacgTGCAATGCGGGTAAGAGAGGACCATGTATTATAGGGAGCAATCTTCAATCTACCCAATCGTGCCGCCCTTTTGTGGAGACCGAAGAGCTATAACCTCAGCTAACCTGAGACCTTGTTCAGTGGTGGGAAAACAGCCACTGGATGTTTGGGATTACATTGTTCTTTAAAAGAGcaaacaagggcacctgggtggctcagtcgttaagcgtctgccttcggctcaggtcatgatcccagggtcctgggatcgagccccgcatcaggctccctgctcggcgggaagcctgcttctccctctcccactccccctgcttgtgttccctctctgtctctctctctctctctctctgtcaaataaataaataaataaataaataaaatctttaaaagataataaaagaggaaacaaagctTACAGGTCAAATGCCAGGAACAGGTCTGTCCAATAGAACTCTCTGCAGTGATGGGCATGTTCTCTATCTGCACTGGCCGGCACGGGGGTCACTAACCACGTGTGCCTAGAGGAACACAGCTCAGGCCGTGGAGgaactgcatttttcattttatctcattgtgattaattgtcattttaataaccatatgtggctagtggctactgtacaGGACAGCTCGGGCCTAGAAAAGTATTACTATGGGCCACTATTACCAAcaacaacagctaacatttattgaagctGAAAATACGTAAGTCAAGATGCCAGACACGTTATGTGCACTTTCATTATACGCCCCTCACACAGAACAATGAGGAAGACGCTGGTAGTGTTAggcccattttacaagtgaggaaatgaaGCATAAATAGCTAGTGAGAGGTGAATCTGAAATTTTCAAACTGTGCCATCCAGAAACCACACTCCGCACCACAGTGTTCTGCAGGCTCGGCCCTCTCCTTTGGCAAAAATACATTTGGATATTTAGAAAAAGGCCCGTGTCATTTTAACTATTTGTGaactggaagagaaagaaatgtaagggTGGGGGAGAGATCAGGCAAGACAAGGGGAAAGCCGCCCTGTAGACTAATAGAGACCCTGATGAGGAGGAAATACCCCTTtgtagctctctctcaaataacgtCATTAAAAGTATGTCCCTGAgaggcgccggggtggctcagatagttcagtttccagctcttgatttcagctcaggtcgtgagatcaacCCCAAGCGGGCTTCGTGCTGTGTATAGAGCTAGctgaagactctctctctctctctctctctctcgctcgctctcgctctcgctctccctgtgccccttcccccccaccccgctctcgGGCACGTGTGCTCTATCAcactcacgcactctctctaaaaagaaaagagaaaaagaaaaaagaaaagcatttcttgaaaagaaagagaaaaagaaaagcatttcctgaaaagaaagaaagagaaaagaaaagagaaaaagaaaaaagaaaagtatgtcCTTGAAATAGTTAAAAAGTCACAGCTGAGCTCCTGTTGTGAGCCTTCCCCAGGCCTGGAATCAAGGGGAAGGACAAAGGTGAGGTGGGTAGAGGCACTTGCTGGGATGCAAAATTTAAGGGACACCAAAAAACTCAGTCATTGAGATAAATACTATTTTGatgtaatacttttaaaaatcaaggtcAATGCAAAAAAATCCAcgatgaatttttgtttttagatttatttatttgagagagagaatacaagtgggggtcggggagcagaggaagagggagaagcagactccaagctgagcccagagccagacgcggggctcaatcccaggaccctgagaccacgacctgagggaaaccaagagtcagatgcccaaccgactgagccacccaggcaccccctccatgataattttttttaaaaagacaggatcaggggcacctgggtggctcagtcattaggcgtctgccttcggctcaggtcatggtcccaaggtcctgggatcgagcccccgcatcaggctccctgctccgcgggaagcctgcttctccctctctcactccccctgcttgtgttccctctctcgctgtgtctctctctgtcaaataaataaataaaatcttaaaagaaaaaaaaaggggatcAGTAATAGTGCTATTCCGAACTATATTGGAGCCCGAGGCAAAAGGGAAAAGTCGATCATATTTATAAGTTGACTTTTTGGCAACCCCCCCAAAGTGAATGCTTCACTTGCCTCACCCTAGTCCATCCCTGCCAGTCATACCAGTCCAAAAATGTAAACAGCCTTTCCCCAGGggttaaaacaaatgaatttaaaacattCTCTTTCCGACTGTCTCCATATCCCCAGTGGCTTGCCCCGAAGGAGCAGCTACACCCAAGCCCACCATAAATGAACCCTCAGCACAGAGCTGCACTTGTCCCCACAGACACCATTACCCAAGGTCAGGGGAATACAACCAGCTGCTACAATTTTCTGATAGGCCTCTCTAATTAGACGGCAGCTGTCCAGAAGGTTGTAAAGATTGACGTTCACATCGCCTAGGTCTGCAACCATGAGGGACTGGAAGGGGAGGGCCCCCGTGCTAGGGTTGGCTGTCCGAAGCATCACTGATTCTTCCCGGATCCGCCGAGGTCCaaatctggagaaggaagaatCATCCTGTGAACCATCCCAAAAGGGTCAGAGGTCCTACTTAGGCCAGGATTTCTCAGCCTCTGCACtgctgacatttggggctggaggaATCTTTGATGTGGGGGGCCGTCCGGTGCCTTGTAGAATGTTTCCCCTAATCTAtaacccactagatgccagtggcAAGTTGGGATAACCAGAAAGGCCTCCAGACGCcaccaaatgtcccctgggggcaaaatcacccctggttgagaaccactgatccagGCTATATACTTGAAGAGATTAAAGGCATGGATTTAGGAGACTACCCATCACCAATTTACTAAATGACATTAGATAATTTCTTAATCTCCatgagcctcaatttcctaaCCTTACTGTGTTGTTGGAGGAATTGAGTGAGGTCATCTATGCAAAGCGCCTTGCATTCAGGAGACATTTTATAAATGGTGGCATCCATACTTCAGATTATTAGACGTAAAGTGGCTGAGCTGAATCAGAAATAGCTGATGCTCACTAATTAGGAAATTACTTCAGCTGCCttgatcttagaaaaaaatgccttggggtccctggctggctcagttggtagaggtAGAGGGTGGGACTCTTGATGTCGGGTTTGTAAATTCCAGTcacacactgggtgtagagattacttaaaaataataaaatgtatttttttaaaaagcatcttgtGTTTGagcaattctttttgttttgttttgttttgttttttaaagattttatttatttgacaggagtaTTTGAGCAATTCTTGATCAGGTGACATCTAGAGGTTTGGGGAAGGTGCATCCAGTTTCCTCTGTTCTCGGAAATAACGTCCCCTGCCCCCATAAACCCCACAGCCACCATCCCAGCAAGGCTCAGGAATCAGCGTGTGGAGAAGGCTCCTGTCACCAACAGATGACCCACATGTCCAGCCCTCACCATTGCTTGATGCGGGAGGAGGGAAATCAACCGTCTTTCAAAGGACTGGGAGCATTCTGGAGCCAGCACTTCCAACCCCACCCTGCGTGAGCGGAGGCGCCCGTCCCTTTGTCTTTCGCGTCCAGTGGCCATCGGGCGGTCCACCCACGTGTCCCCGAATCCTTCGGACCTTACCTCGCCCCGGGCCGGTTGGAGGTCCCAATGTCCAGCGGCACCCCGACGAAGGCGGCGTCCAGCCCCTCGGGGGAGGCCTGCACCGGCAGCCGCATCATGGAGCAGACGCCCACCGGCCGCGCCACGAACTCTGAGCTGGGGGGCTGGTTCCGGCGCGCATCGGAGGACCGGCTGCTGGAGCTGCGGCCGGGGTGGCAGAGCCCCACGGCAGGACGTGCGCCCCCGCCGGCCCCCAGGCCCCGGGCGCACCGGGACGCGATCCGCCGCAGCATGCCGTCCGCCGGGTCCCCCCCAACTCCAGGCCCGCCGGCTATGCAGGCGCCGAGCAGCCCGCGCTCAAAGAGCGGGCGGCCTGGGGTGCTGGGCGGGCGAGGGGCcgctctctccccgccccctctctGGACTCTGGCCTCTGGCTTTCTCGGTAAACAAAGCCAGGCCCGGGACTCCCCACTCCCCGCCACCGCCCCGGCCCGCTGCCTATGCCCCCAAAAACCTGGCCCTcggcccctgcttctcccttttagagtaatatttttaaaagcgaaatgatttaaaggaaaaaaacttttctCTAAAGAAGAGAAATCGGaaatgcacttttaaaaaatatttatttattttagaaagagagcgagcgcgggaggagggggcaggagagagaagcggactctgtactgagcccagagcccatggtggggggagggggggctcaatctcacgatcctgagatcatggcctgacctgaaatcaagaataGGAgacttaagggactgagccacccaggcactccaggaaatgcatttttttttttttaataatatattaggAAATGTCTGGGGTAAGATTCTCAGGAAGTAGAGTCTTTCtaaataacctttttaaaaaggatttagaGACCACCCCTAGGTAAGGTCACACTGCCAAGGAGTCCCTAATCTGCAATCCTCTTTATTTCTAAGGGGAAAGGGGGGAAACCaccagggaaaggaaaaaagtgatTTGTAATGACGTTATGTGAGCCATGCGGTGGTATTATACATTTCTATTCTCTGGAAGTTGAGATTGAATGGAAAATGCCCGAGTTTGCTTTAAATTGTAACCTTTACAGGAAAGTCACACCTTAAACCCCACACCCCCCAGGATGGGGGCAAAGTTTCCTAATGGTCAGTGTTGAAAGAGCCTGCAGAGCatgttccaggaaaaaaaaagcaacaatccCTTAACAACCCTACCGGCAGATTCTATCACTACTTCTTTCATATGGTTTGTCCTGGATGTATCGTTTTCTTACCCCTGGTGtattctttcattcttctcacgaatatttgagtgcctactgtgtgccaggtaccatGCAACCATAACTCCAACCTGTTCCCACCTTCCGCTACTGCTGAACACATCCTTCCTTTAAACCTCCCTTCAGGTGTGCCCTCCTGCTCTCCTGACGACTCCCTCTCTGATGGCAGTCTCTTTCAATATCAAGGTGACAATTTTCACCCGGATGCAGGTAATTCACAGACCGAATCCCAGCCATCGGCCCCAGCTGCCCATTTTCTAACTCCCCACCAAGATGCTCTGACGGCAGCTCAGGTGGCCTGTGGCTCAGCGCAACATTCCACCTGCTTCTCCTTGATCCTGCTCTCTGCCCCATCCTTTAGTAAGTCCTGGTGGTTTCCTGCGGGCAAGCCCCCCACTCACTCCCTCTGCTGTAACTGTGGTTCCCGCCTTCCCACCTCTAGCTTTCCACGTGGTGTCTCCACTCTGCCATCAGATAATGCTTCCTGAAGCCCATCCACGTTTCTAATTCGGTTTCCCATCATACATCTTTGTGTATTTGTCCCTCAAGCTATTGTTCATCTTACACAGCCCTCACTTTCTTGCCTCCTGTCCTTTGTTCATACCATCTCCTCgcctggaatgttctctcccACGACTCCTGTCTTCACATGCCGCATGTTCTGCTGAAGCCCACACTCAAACTACTCTCTCTGGAACtcttaaaactcttaaaactctcACCGTTTTCAACGAGGGACAAGTACAGGAGCtgggatcagaaaaaaaaaaaaaaagttaaatcctAGCTCCACCCTCCGTGTATCTCAATGACTATGGCGGGAGAGAGACCTCATTCGCATTCCCTGTGGGTTTGGGGCAACAGCTCAAGGTAGCTCCCCGTCCAGCACAAAGTCTCATTGAAGTTTCCTGCCTGATCTTGCATATTTGTGCCGTTTCATTCTGTTTCTTAACACATGTTTATATTAGTATAAAAACATTTGATCTTATTTACCAGTTAAATGCTCCCCCCAAATTTATAAGTGAAGCTATCACTCCACTAACGGACGTTGTTTAAACTAGCACACCCATGTGTATATCCCCAAGGCACCCGGTCAGGGAAGCGTGGACTTAGCATGTCAACCTGAGCAATTCACCCTTTTGAACCTATTTCCTATTCTGCTAAATGGAATGATAACCCTTGTTGGTTGTTCTTATCAGGATTGAACGAGGTCCACTGTGCAGAGCACTGTGAGACCAAAAATTGGTAAATACTAGGTAGTGTCATCATTGTATGTTTTATTCTCTCTACTGCAGAGTTTCCTAACCAGTGGTCATAGCACACTGGTGTTTGCCGCTGGGTTACGAGGGGGGAGGCAGTTATATAACATAAAGATCCCATGGTCCTTGGGGCCGCCAGCGAGGCCAATCACTTCTGGGTGCATAGAGGCCACACAGAGCCCCTCGGAGTCTGACATCCTGCTCTGTGACCCCCGCAAGGAGGCAGCAGGATCCGCAGCACTGGCGGCTTCCCATGCATTACCACCTGGACATCGACCTCAGAGGCCAGCTGCAGACTACACAGCTGTCCCCCAGGGGTGAGAGCTCGATGCCCCACTAGAGGAGTTGGGTGCTAGGACCCAAGGAGGACAAGCAGCAGTGCAAGGTGCAGGGggtcaggggaggaggaggaaggagattGGCTGGGAGGTTTGGGCCAGAGCAGCCAGACGGCTGACCTAAATCCGTCTTCACCTCGTATCAGATATCTGTCCATTTTTGGCTGATGTCCAAAAAGGGTCCAAGCTAACTTCGGAGTGACTGCTTGAACAATGCTGATGGCAGGGTGATATTAAAACTATTTAACCTCTGAGATGGCACAGGCATTGACCAATCAGAACAGGTACCAGCTAGCCATAAACAGTGCATGCCAGCACATACCAAGTGGATATTTAAGTATTTGTTCTGAAGGAACATGCTTTCAATCAGAGCTGTCATTAATTTGAAATGCTTGCCGGGAAAGCGTTTGATTGGATTAAAAATCCATTGTTACCACAAGAAATTTCAATTGAACAACtgttaatggaagaaaaataagatgctTCTCTAAGTCTGACTTCTGTAAAtgcttaatattaaaattttaaatttgtattactTACCTGAGTTTCCAATTGTTCGTGGCTACTTGAAGAgatccttcttcttttttttttttaagatttatttatttattttgagagcgagaAGAGCACACgagtgaggggcagggggcagaaggagacggagagaatctcaagcagattccccgccaaCGCGGGGcagtgcagggctctatctcacgaccccaagatcatgaccagagcagaaatcaagagtcaggcgcttaaccgactgagccatccaggcaccccttgaaggAATCCTTCTTGAAAAGTCCTGGTAGTTATTGCATATAGCCAATTCAAACATAATTCAAACCTGATAATAAAAAGCGATATTCACAGAGGAAAgctaaaatttggaaaatattttatttggaaattttatataAGTTCAATATTTAATGCTGTCTAATACTTTCATTTTCCAAATcataatcatataatatgtagaaaatgtaattaatttttttttttaccaaatccCATACAGATCCCTAAATCCACTCCCTACCATCCACGTTTACCTCAATGGGACATACAAATTGTATGATTTTTCAGTGTGTGCCCTGACAGGAAAAAGATTCCAAAGCACCATTCTAGTGAACTCTAAATTCCAATATGTGTTTTGTCGTTTTGGCCAGCCTCTAATCGCAGTGCCTCAAAAAACAAGTAACAGAATAAATGTTTGGTGGGTGAGTGAGTGGACCTTCTGGAAGCTGTTGAGGGCAGCTCTAGGCTGATTGCTATTTCAGCCAAAAAGCTGTGACAGCCAAAGAACATGAGGAAGACATTGTGTACATTTTGGCTGTCTGCATGGATTCCCTCTGGCCTAAAGAATGATATAAAGGTTCCACAGAAGGAGT is from Zalophus californianus isolate mZalCal1 chromosome 4, mZalCal1.pri.v2, whole genome shotgun sequence and encodes:
- the AGMAT gene encoding agmatinase, mitochondrial; protein product: MLRRIASRCARGLGAGGGARPAVGLCHPGRSSSSRSSDARRNQPPSSEFVARPVGVCSMMRLPVQASPEGLDAAFVGVPLDIGTSNRPGARFGPRRIREESVMLRTANPSTGALPFQSLMVADLGDVNVNLYNLLDSCRLIREAYQKIVAAGCIPLTLGGDHTITYPILQALAKKHGPVGLLHVDAHMDTADKALGEKLYHGTPFRRCVDEGLLDCKRVVQIGIRGSAMTLDPYRYSRSQGFRVVPAEDCWMKSLVPLMGEVRQQMGGRPIYISFDIDGLDPAYAPGTGTPETAGLTPSQALEIIRGCQGLNVVGCDLVEVSPPYDPFGNTALLAANLLFEMLCALPKVMVV